From one Stigmatopora nigra isolate UIUO_SnigA chromosome 8, RoL_Snig_1.1, whole genome shotgun sequence genomic stretch:
- the LOC144200097 gene encoding uncharacterized protein LOC144200097 isoform X3: MSITKNLGQHGDEWEFSEKEIREYAEDIGIDPDKEPLLMVLAKAMVIELPTGWVRKYEGGKTFYYNSQLDTHTLEHPCKAKHSQLVVKEREHVQHAAVDVKNQKKLKEKQEEEKRTKETLVTQLSGEVLSPDLLVGYFDEEDRRLFDNKKIEAAKIHLEKAAAINGLQILEEQPDEELEFSEYGIREYAKDMGIDPEKEPELMWIAKESLCARLPTHWVPCKDGTGHVFYYDINSATTSWEHPCDVQYRMKVAQERERLQQALEADVKANMDNSDLRATDGDSTEEVLQEKTGKTQTHSEDHSFETPQQQPHMESIISDNCASHDNQLENDGKEKFDSESTKSNVVSAASVCPGEPRDEKLNFSEEEIKQYAREIGIDPENEPELMWLAKQAIMANLPPGWLEREDESGNIYYHNCQLDTCIWEHPSKLHYAKMVIKERRRIRRKSVDGTSTVKKSKKKVKEKQEEKERRKRTKKKSSRSFHSDSAEEVSNPMTELQQQQLFGELSDNQISAADFEKEGQQEAKCEKAVFGMRLVEENPILPTRPEEEAGEKEQFRSENDQGDQRPRNGEREKKKEVGLDKNDDTEAVLRKEDTKMHVFQMEMKRGEEGEKWQLKCETEKMYPPQKDSWKEVFTCLTGESETIRHFHEKHHKGEEEEDMKLLKKESLLRLHCYQEQLKREEQEEMERLRLEKEMRQRYHEEQMRAEELEAERLMREKITRTQLYELQLKREEEDEKERLRREMELRTARHRQELSVEEEKEVQKLKKEREDRTHQWHEELTKQEIEAEKQMQRLKEEKELKKRIVLEALKQEEEEEIEQLKKEKERKMQLLKREEAREVDSFKREKEMRTSLRLEENKNEEEEAVDKFKQDMETRMHLFQKKMIQEEEEEIERLKKEKSRKIHYHQEQLKKEEEEQLDELKAEKEIRMSQYGKTQRSDMEDSLGMLEREETSSKLEDGERTLSIEELVGVEEMLMGKERRMTLQSEGMRANEDEEIERLEDEESRIFLCFEEEDNSMKTEDTISLGGQNELGRDEAAGVEERGGEDSRTRMEMWHCKEKMVREQEDQERKMMESKMCSVLEELMKEENDELNRLKTKTQLRINQLQEKLRTQEDEAMERFKNDLETRLRDHRERMTKEEGEEIKQMITEKKIKIELYQEKLRKEEDEEAAQMKTEKEARIRHCREELTKMMETRMCQFLDELKKEEEEEAKRLKTETQMRIHLLQEKLTTQEEEAVERFKNDMDARICDLRERFTKEEAEQLEQMSTQNKVKMELHQAKLKKVEEEEEEAAQMKIEKEARIRRCKEELSKAEDKALEELKRKETRFQFELETNLRLCEESLKKKEEDEVTRLNTETEKKLRLRREKLKREEAAEVSQLKTAKEERVNLRRDELKVEEEETMKQLVEEKEFKTHLKREELSRVQEEEIERFQKDQEMRIRRCREEMRKEEDHEVEKLKEEEKRMKKDFEMRLCLRQQEIRSEEEDVLQRLKSAKERRVSLCMKELKKEEEEEKERLRNDFGVRIRRQRQETMREEEVEVEQFKAAKEGRVKDYSEKLRNEEDKEMEGLKREKEMRMRVCQEKLRREEEVAVKRLETETNCRIQLCIQEVRRKEAEAVEQMNKEEMRLKTEKDKRMWLFQKELRKEEEEETDNFKRQKENRIRIYQEEMKKGEEVAVGRRDEGARVHLCQEEGNEEHILREKEDRMSQQRDELKCEDDEVWLKRKRVKNMRVQQEKLRRECEENEEALKNEDEARLYLQQETGKESRTYTVLQKEDVKEFQETDPTDIENQSIEEEERLREEKLMQFCKDELMRKDDGNTDIFKKETKAQLLQETPKREDLTEQLQRESGDKSGLFQESQQSEEDGLESERTYIQQEKRFLEEGESVSLVENALLHQGDQREDRTKEILKPENQEPSHLGQDKWVTKEKEDGEEVKRDRDKRIHLQLEEMKREEEEEMEGLKKEKEQRTHHRQEELSRQENEEVQQMKKEKEMRILKRQEELRGEEEEKTQLLKQGKERRTRLCQEQLKREEEDEVARLRLEKEKRTRLLREKLLREEEEEKLNREKERRLRLRQIELKREEEKERLKKEKEKRMRLRQEEVSKKEEEEEAERLKREKEQRMLSHQEHLKRDEEREAERLKTEKDKRMRLLLEDLKREEEEERLQKEKQKRMRLSLEEFRREEEEEMARLKREKEKRMRLCQERLRREEEEELEKLKKKKEKRMHLRQEELRRKEEEELEQLRNKNSELFQLDLRSEQQHPDMFANKKEKEMHLQNVDVRGEEKEKTMKSDYKDILKLKFLRQCLLTKKKEKEALLTPSQNEELTESVLKESEEEPITIGPEHEAMLQSLCGPVEERPQNAEISGEPTPKRQYFEHLETESEGELKEENSINEDCSIKNVNFFKPELGDVNIPDLTETVFSENSDLMEPAIPTTWEK; this comes from the exons ATGAGTATCACAAAGAATTTGGGACAGCATGGCGATGAGTGGGAGTTTTCGGAAAAAG AGATCAGGGAGTATGCGGAGGACATCGGCATTGATCCAGATAAAGAACCACTCCTTATGGTACTTGCCAAGGCAATGGTTATTGAACTACCTACAGGTTGGGTGCG AAAATATGAAGGGGGGAAAACTTTCTATTACAACTCCCAAttagacacacacactttgGAACATCCCTGCAAAGCGAAGCACTCTCAGTTGGTGGTTAAAGAGCGTGAGCACGTCCAGCATGCTGCAGTTGATGTGAAGAACCAGAAAAAGTTGAAAGAGAAACAGGAGGAAGAGAAAAGGACGAAGGAAACGCTCGTAACACAA CTTTCTGGAGAAGTCCTCAGTCCTGATCTTCTTGTGGGATATTTTGATGAAGAGGACCGTAGATTGTTCGACAATAAGAAGATTGAAGCAGCTAAAat TCACTTGGAGAAAGCAGCAGCTATAAATGGCCTTCAAATACTCGAGGAACAGCCTGATGAAGAATTGGAGTTCTCTGAATATG GAATTAGGGAATATGCAAAGGACATGGGTATTGATCCAGAGAAAGAGCCTGAGCTCATGTGGATTGCCAAGGAGTCCTTGTGTGCCCGCCTTCCAACACATTGGGTTCCTTG CAAAGATGGAACTGGTCATGTTTTCTATTACGACATTAATTCAGCTACTACCTCCTGGGAACATCCATGTGATGTGCAGTACCGCATGAAGGTGGCTCAAGAACGAGAGCGCCTACAGCAAGCTTTGGAGGCAGACGTCAAAGCGAACATGGACAACAGT GATTTGAGAGCCACTGATGGTGATTCAACAGAAGAGGTTCTCCAAGAAAAGACTGGGAAGACGCAGACCCATTCTGAGGATCACAGCTTTGAAACACCACAGCAACAG CCACACATGGAGTCCATTATATCTGACAATTGTGCTTCTCACGACAATCAACTGGAGAATGATGGCAAAGAAAAATTTGACAGTGAATCTACAAAGAG CAATGTCGTGTCTGCAGCAAGCGTATGCCCTGGAGAGCCAAGGGATGAAAAACTTAATTTTTCTGAAGAAG agattaaacagtacgcACGGGAAATAGGCATAGATCCAGAGAATGAGCCTGAGCTTATGTGGCTTGCAAAGCAGGCCATAATGGCAAACTTGCCTCCAGGATGGTTAGAGAG AGAGGATGAGAGTGGAAATATTTATTATCACAACTGCCAATTAGATACATGCATTTGGGAGCATCCCTCAAAACTGCATTATGCTAAGATGGTCATTAAGGAGCGTCGGCGTATTCGACGTAAGTCTGTTGATGGGACTTCTACAGTGaagaaaagtaagaaaaaagtcaaagaaaaacagGAAGAAAAGGAGAGGAGGAAACGAACAAAG AAAAAGAGTTCACGCAGTTTTCATTCAGATTCAGCAGAAGAGGTTAGCAACCCCATGACTGAATTACAGCAGCAACAG ctGTTTGGGGAGCTGTCGGACAATCAGATTTCAGCAGCAGATTTTGAAAAAGAAGGGCAACAAGAGGCAAAATGTGAAAAGGCTGTTTTTGGCATGAG GTTGGTGGAAGAAAATCCAATCCTTCCAACCAGACCAGAAGAGGAAGCTGGAGAAAAGGAGCAGTTCAGGAGTGAAAATGACCAAGGTGACCAGAGACCAagaaatggagagagagagaagaagaaagaggTTGGCTTGGATAAGAACGATGACACAGAAGCCGTACTAAGGAAGGAGGAtaccaaaatgcatgttttccaAATGGAGATgaagaggggggaagagggggAAAAGTGGCAGTTGAAATGTGAGACAGAGAAAATGTATCCCCCTCAGAAAGACTCCTGGAAAGAAGTGTTTACGTGTTTGACTGGGGAATCGGAGACAATAAGACATTTCCACGAGAAACACCATAaaggagaagaggaagaagatatGAAGCTGTTGAAGAAGGAGAGTCTATTAAGGTTGCATTGCTACCAAGAGCAGCTGAAGAGGGAGGAACAGGAGGAGATGGAAAGACTGCGGCTGGAGAAAGAGATGAGACAACGTTACCATGAAGAACAAATGAGAGCCGAGGAGTTGGAGGCAGAACGCTTAATGAGGGAAAAAATAACCAGAACACAGCTCTATGAGTTGCAGTTGAAgagggaggaagaggatgagaaGGAACGCTTGAGGAGGGAGATGGAATTGAGGACAGCTCGTCATAGACAGGAATTGAGTGtggaagaagagaaagaagtTCAAAAGTTGAAAAAGGAAAGGGAGGACAGGACACATCAGTGGCATGAGGAGCTAACGAAACAGGAGATAGAGGCAGAAAAGCAAATGCAAAGAttgaaagaggagaaagagcTCAAAAAACGCATTGTCCTGGAGGCACTgaagcaagaggaagaggaggaaattGAAcagttgaaaaaagaaaaggaaagaaaaatgcaGCTCCTGAAAAGAGAAGAAGCGAGAGAAGTGGACAGTttcaagagagagaaagagatgagGACAAGCCTACGtttggaggaaaataaaaatgaggaggaagaggcagTAGATAAGTTCAAACAGGACATGGAGACCAGAATGCATCTctttcagaaaaagatgatacaagaggaagaggaagagataGAACGATTGAAGAAAGAGAAGTCAAGGAAAATACATTATCACCAGGAGCAGTTgaagaaagaggaagaggaacaactGGATGAATTGAAGGCAGAGAAAGAAATTAGAATGAGCCAGTATGGGAAAACGCAGAGGAGCGATATGGAGGATAGCCTTGGGATGTTGGAGAGGGAAGAGACCAGTTCAAAATTGGAGGATGGGGAAAGAACTCTTTCTATAGAGGAACTGGTGGGAGTAGAAGAAATGCTGATGGGCAAGGAAAGGAGAATGACTCTCCAATCAGAGGGGATGAGAGCAAATGAGGATGAAGAGATAGAGAGATTGGAAGATGAGGAGTCTAGAATTTTTCTCTGCTTTGAGGAAGAGGATAACAGCATGAAGACAGAGGACACCATATCTCTGGGTGGCCAAAATGAGTTGGGAAGAGATGAGGCAGCGGGAGTTGAGGAACGAGGAGGAGAGGACTCGAGAACCAGGATGGAAATGTGGCACTGCAAGGAAAAGATGGTAAGAGAACAAGAGGATCAGGAAAGGAAAATGATGGAATCCAAAATGTGCTCCGTTTTGGAAGAACTGATGAAAGAGGAGAATGATGAGTTGAACCGGTTGAAGACCAAAACACAATTGAGAATTAATCAACTGCAAGAGAAGTTGAGGACACAAGAAGACGAGGCCATGGAACGCTTCAAGAATGATCTGGAAACACGGCTGCGTGACCATCGGGAAAGGATGACAAAAGAGGAAGGGGAAGAGATAAAACAGATGATTACTGAAAAGAAGATTAAAATCGAACTTTACCAGGAGAAGTTAAGaaaggaggaagatgaagaggcAGCGCAGATGAAGACAGAAAAAGAGGCTAGAATTCGACACTGTAGGGAGGAGTTGACAAAAATGATGGAAACTAGAATGTGCCAATTCTTGGATGAAttgaaaaaagaagaggaagaggaagccaAGCGGTTGAAGACTGAAACTCAAATGAGAATTCATCTACTGCAAGAGAAACTGACTACACAGGAAGAAGAGGCGGTAGAACGCTTTAAGAATGACATGGATGCGCGAATATGTGACCTGCGGGAGAGGTTTACCAAAGAGGAAGCGGAACAGCTTGAACAGATGAGTACCCAAAACAAGGTCAAAATGGAACTACACCAGGCGAAGTTAAAAAAggtggaagaggaagaggaagaggcgGCACAGATGAAGATAGAAAAAGAGGCTAGGATTCGTCGCTGTAAGGAGGAGTTGTCCAAGGCTGAAGATAAAGCATTGGAAGAGTTGAAGAGAAAGGAGACCAGATTTCAGTTCGAGTTGGAAACAAACTTGCGCCTTTGCGAAGAGAGcctgaagaagaaagaagaagatgaGGTAACCAGGCTGAACACGGAGACGGAAAAGAAGCTACGCCTTCGTCGGGAGAAGCTGAAAAGAGAGGAGGCGGCGGAGGTGAGCCAGTTGAAGACGGCTAAGGAGGAGAGAGTCAATCTACGTAGGGATGAGTTGAAGGTAGAGGAAGAGGAGACCATGAAACAGTTGGTGGAAGAAAAGGAATTCAAAACGCATCTCAAACGGGAGGAGCTGAGTCGAGTTCAAGAAGAGGAGATTGAACGTTTCCAAAAAGATCAAGAAATGAGAATCCGTCGTTGCCGCGAAGAGATGCGCAAGGAGGAAGACCACGAGGTGGAGAAgttgaaggaggaggagaagagaaTGAAGAAAGATTTTGAGATGAGATTGTGTCTTCGTCAGCAGGAGATAAGGTCCGAGGAAGAGGATGTCTTGCAGCGTTTGAAGAGCGCAAAGGAAAGGAGAGTGAGTCTGTGTATGAAAGAGctgaaaaaagaggaagaggaggagaaagagcgTTTGAGGAATGACTTTGGGGTAAGAATTCGGCGTCAGCGGCAGGAAACCATGAGGGAGGAAGAAGTGGAGGTGGAGCAATTTAAGGCAGCGAAAGAGGGAAGGGTGAAAGACTACTCGGAGAAACTGCGCAATGAGGAAGATAAGGAGATGGAGGGTTTGAAGAGGGAAAAAGAAATGAGGATGCGCGTCTGTCAAGAGAAATTGAGAAGAGAGGAGGAAGTTGCGGTCAAGCGTCTGGAGACGGAAACAAATTGTAGAATACAGCTCTGCATTCAAGAGGTGAGGAGAAAAGAAGCAGAGGCCGTGGAGCAGATGAATAAGGAGGAGATGCGATTAAAGACAGAGAAGGACAAGAGAATGTGGCTTTTCCAGAAGGAGCTTagaaaagaggaggaagaggagactGATAATTTCAAGAGGCAAAAGGAGAACAGAATCCGGATTTATCAGGAAGAAATGAAGAAAGGAGAAGAGGTGGCTGTGGGACGTAGAGATGAGGGCGCTAGAGTGCATCTCTGCCAGGAGGAGGGCAATGAGGAACATATTTTGAGAGAGAAGGAGGACAGAATGTCTCAACAGAGGGATGAGTTGAAGTGTGAGGATGATGAGGTCTGGTTGAAAAGGAAGAGAGTGAAGAATATGCGAGTGCAACAGGAAAAACTGAGGAGGGAGTGCGAAGAAAATGAGGAGGCGTTGAAGAACGAGGACGAGGCCAGATTGTACCTTCAACAGGAAACAGGGAAGGAATCCAGAACTTACACAGTACTACAGAAGGAAGATGTCAAAGAGTTCCAGGAAACTGACCCAACAGACATAGAAAATCAGTCCATTGAAGAGGAGGAGCGATTGAGGGAGGAAAAGTTAATGCAGTTTTGCAAAGATGAGTTGATGCGAAAAGATGACGGAAACACTGATATTTTTAAGAAAGAGACCAAAGCACAACTGCTTCAGGAGACGCCCAAAAGAGAGGACTTGACGGAGCAACTTCAGAGAGAGAGTGGAGATAAAAGTGGTCTTTTTCAGGAGAGCCAACAGTCGGAAGAAGATGGATTGGAAAGTGAGAGGACTTATATCCAGCAGGAGAAGAGGTTTTTAGAGGAGGGAGAAAGTGTATCTTTGGTGGAGAATGCATTGCTACATCAGGGGGACCAGAGGGAGGACAGGACCAAGGAGATTTTGAAACCAGAGAACCAGGAGCCCTCACATCTTGGTCAGGACAAATGGGTAACAAAGGAAAAGGAAGATGGCGAGGAAGTGAAGAGGGACCGAGATAAGAGAATTCACCTTCAACTGGAGGAAAtgaagagagaagaagaagaggagatggaaggactgaagaaggaaaaagaGCAAAGAACACATCATCGGCAGGAGGAACTGAGCAGGCAAGAAAACGAGGAGGTTCAGCAGatgaagaaagaaaaggaaatgagGATTCTTAAACGTCAGGAGGAGCTGAGAGGTGAGGAAGAAGAGAAGACGCAACTTTTAAAACAGGGGAAGGAGCGAAGAACACGTCTGTGCCAGGAACAATTGAAaagagaggaggaggacgaggtggCACGATTGAGGTTGGAAAAGGAGAAGAGGACACGTCTTCTCCGTGAAAAGTTGTTgcgagaagaggaggaggagaagttGAATagggagaaggagaggaggttACGTCTGCGGCAGATTGAGTTGAAAAGGGAAGAAGAGAAGGAGAGGctgaagaaggagaaggagaagcgTATGCGTCTTCGCCAGGAAGAGGTGAgcaagaaggaggaggaggaagaggcggAGAGATTGAAAAGGGAAAAGGAGCAGAGGATGCTTTCACACCAGGAGCATTTGAAGAGAGATGAAGAAAGAGAAGCCGAAAGGTTGAAAACGGAAAAGGATAAAAGGATGCGTCTTCTCCTGGAGGATCTCAagagagaggaggaggaagagcgtTTACAAAAGGAGAAGCAAAAGAGGATGAGGCTCTCTCTGGAGGAATTTAggagagaggaagaggaggaaatgGCCAGGTTAAAGAGGGAAAAAGAGAAACGAATGCGTCTGTGTCAGGAGAGGTTAAGacgagaggaggaggaggagctagaGAAGttgaaaaagaagaaggaaaagcGAATGCATCTTCGCCAGGAGGAGCtcaggagaaaagaggaggaagagtTGGAGCAGTTGAGGAATAAAAATTCAGAGCTCTTTCAATTAGACCTCCGCAGTGAGCAACAACATCCGGATATGTTTGCTaataagaaagaaaaggaaatgcaccttcaaaatgttgatgttaggggagaagagaaagagaagacTATGAAGAGTGATTACAAGGACATACTGAAACTTAA GTTTTTGCGGCAGTGTCTCCTGACTAAGAAGAAGGAAAAGGAAGCCTTATTGACTCCTAGTCAGAATGAGGAGTTGACAGAATCTGTCCTGAAGGAGAGTGAAGAGGAGCCAATTACAATTGG GCCAGAACATGAAGCCATGTTGCAGTCACTTTGCGGTCCAGTGGAAGAAAG GCCTCAAAATGCAGAGATTTCTGGTGAACCCACACCAAAGAGGCAGTACTTTGAACATCTCGAGACAGAATCTGAAGGCGAGTTGAAAGAAGAGAACAGCATAAATGAGGACTGCAGcatcaaaaatgtcaatttcttcAAACCAGAG CTCGGAGACGTGAATATTCCCGATTTGACTGAGACAGTCTTCAGTGAGAATTCTGATCTGATGGAACCG gcCATCCCGACCACTTGGGAAAAGTAG